From Leptolyngbya sp. 'hensonii', the proteins below share one genomic window:
- the moaC gene encoding cyclic pyranopterin monophosphate synthase MoaC, with translation MIQNPSPFNSNLTHLDSAGQAQMVDVSSKPQTVRQAVAGGCIRMLPETLAAIEAGNSPKGDVLGTARLAGIMAAKQTANLIPLCHPLPLSNVEVQIMPDPELPGYQIRAEVRTKAETGVEMEALTAVSVAALTLYDMAKALEKSMQIEQICLLSKTGGKSGDYSR, from the coding sequence ATGATCCAAAATCCTTCCCCGTTTAATTCCAACTTGACCCACCTGGACTCTGCTGGACAGGCCCAGATGGTGGATGTGTCCAGTAAGCCTCAGACAGTCCGACAGGCCGTGGCTGGCGGATGTATTCGCATGTTGCCAGAGACCCTGGCTGCGATCGAAGCTGGCAACAGCCCTAAAGGGGATGTGCTGGGAACGGCGCGGCTGGCGGGCATTATGGCAGCCAAACAGACGGCCAATCTGATTCCCCTCTGTCACCCACTGCCCCTGAGCAACGTGGAAGTTCAGATTATGCCAGACCCGGAATTACCGGGGTATCAGATTCGGGCTGAAGTTCGAACGAAGGCAGAGACTGGTGTCGAAATGGAAGCGCTGACGGCAGTTTCAGTCGCAGCCCTCACCCTTTATGACATGGCCAAGGCCCTGGAAAAGTCGATGCAGATTGAGCAGATTTGTTTGCTCAGTAAGACAGGGGGCAAATCTGGAGACTACAGCCGCTGA
- a CDS encoding dihydrofolate reductase — protein MSQPEIIIIAALAETNRVMGNNGKLPWSIPADLQRFRHLTLGHPVIMGRKTWEFDLGQRPLPQRRNIILTSTPAQYQAAYPPHLPSPKAIRPVSPASELYFASSLEAAIALASNHLPIFIAGGASVYAQALPLADRMELTLIEGDFAGDTVFPDYTERLGHMTLVQEVAHPGYRFVTYQRL, from the coding sequence ATGAGCCAACCCGAAATCATCATCATTGCCGCCCTGGCAGAAACCAATCGGGTCATGGGCAATAACGGCAAGTTGCCCTGGTCCATTCCGGCAGACCTGCAACGATTCCGGCACCTGACCCTGGGCCATCCAGTGATCATGGGCCGCAAAACCTGGGAATTCGATCTGGGCCAGCGCCCTTTGCCCCAGCGCCGCAATATCATCCTCACCTCCACCCCTGCCCAATACCAAGCAGCCTATCCCCCCCATCTTCCCAGTCCAAAAGCGATTCGTCCCGTCTCCCCTGCATCCGAGCTCTATTTTGCAAGCTCCCTGGAGGCCGCGATCGCCCTGGCCAGCAACCACCTCCCCATCTTTATTGCCGGAGGAGCCTCCGTCTATGCCCAGGCCCTGCCCCTGGCCGATCGGATGGAGCTGACCCTGATCGAGGGAGACTTCGCTGGAGATACGGTTTTCCCCGATTACACTGAACGGTTGGGCCATATGACTCTGGTGCAGGAGGTTGCCCATCCTGGCTACCGGTTTGTGACGTATCAGCGGCTGTAG
- a CDS encoding GNAT family N-acetyltransferase — MDKHTFSNYEVGAPTELAEAEQFCRIVAQCFNAPITEEQAYIDRLGIENFRIIRKAGQVVGGLQIYPMGQWYGRHRLEIAGIAAVAIAPEHRGSGVATTLLTQVLQSLHATDIPLAVLYASTQRLYRKVGFEQAGIFCRFSVPAKTLISRHRRLEMIAVDPQNWQIFADLYQQQAIANNGNLDRHPVIWQRIVHSSSEPLYAYLIGSETNPQGYVILHHQAAPGGYSLNLRDVVTLTAAAQERLWTFLADHRSLADQVLWRGPMVNPSLLHLPEQTYQVSHLERWFVRLVDVPLALAMRGYPEGIEAELHLEVQDDLIEPNNGRFVLTVSQGEGRVTPGGRGELQIPVRGLSPLFTGLLTPDQLHQAGYLTGTSSALATATLLFSGPEPWMADHF; from the coding sequence ATGGACAAGCACACTTTTTCTAACTATGAAGTTGGTGCTCCCACTGAGTTGGCCGAAGCTGAACAGTTCTGTCGGATTGTCGCACAATGTTTTAATGCGCCTATTACCGAGGAACAGGCTTATATCGATCGCCTGGGCATCGAAAACTTTCGGATCATCCGGAAGGCTGGACAGGTGGTGGGGGGCTTGCAGATTTATCCCATGGGGCAGTGGTATGGAAGGCATCGGCTGGAGATTGCCGGGATAGCTGCCGTTGCGATCGCGCCCGAACATCGGGGTTCTGGAGTTGCTACCACGCTTCTAACCCAGGTTCTCCAATCTCTTCATGCTACCGATATTCCTCTAGCTGTCCTCTATGCCTCCACCCAGCGCTTATATCGTAAAGTGGGGTTTGAGCAGGCGGGAATCTTCTGCCGTTTTTCTGTCCCCGCGAAAACGCTGATATCCAGGCACCGCCGTTTAGAGATGATTGCGGTGGACCCACAAAACTGGCAGATCTTTGCGGATCTATATCAGCAGCAGGCAATTGCCAATAACGGCAATCTGGATCGTCACCCCGTCATCTGGCAACGGATTGTTCACTCTTCCTCTGAACCCCTGTATGCCTACCTGATTGGCTCTGAAACCAATCCCCAGGGGTATGTCATTCTGCATCATCAGGCTGCTCCAGGTGGATATAGCCTGAATTTGCGAGATGTTGTGACCCTAACAGCAGCAGCCCAGGAGCGCTTGTGGACCTTTCTGGCGGACCATCGTTCCCTGGCGGATCAGGTTCTGTGGCGGGGACCGATGGTCAACCCTTCCCTTCTGCACCTCCCCGAGCAAACTTACCAGGTCAGCCATCTGGAGCGTTGGTTCGTCCGTCTGGTCGATGTGCCCCTGGCTTTAGCAATGCGGGGGTATCCTGAGGGAATAGAGGCAGAATTGCACCTGGAGGTACAGGATGACCTAATCGAGCCAAACAACGGACGGTTTGTCCTGACGGTTTCTCAGGGAGAGGGGCGGGTTACACCGGGCGGTCGGGGAGAACTTCAGATCCCTGTACGAGGCTTGTCTCCCTTGTTTACTGGCTTGCTGACCCCTGATCAGCTCCATCAGGCTGGCTATCTGACCGGAACATCATCAGCCCTGGCTACAGCCACCCTGTTATTCTCAGGTCCTGAACCCTGGATGGCTGATCATTTCTAG
- a CDS encoding UDP-3-O-(3-hydroxymyristoyl)glucosamine N-acyltransferase gives MHHNSQSDPAIHPTAILDPSVQLGQDVYIGAYVVIYAGVTLGHGVRIAPHVVIYPGVQIGDRTMLHAGCTIHERTQIGADCVLQTGAVIGAEGFGFVPTRQGWLKMEQSGTAVLEDRVEVGCRSSVDRPAVLETRIAQGTKLASAVHIGHGVHVGQDCILEAQVGIAGGSKIGNRVTLSRQTGIANQTQVDDGVFAHTMAGLHGHVLADEEVSGPVHMPHQVFIEATGIFRQLPEIHRFLQIFRQRFNLPEH, from the coding sequence ATGCACCACAATTCCCAATCCGACCCGGCCATCCATCCTACCGCTATTCTCGACCCGTCCGTGCAGCTTGGCCAGGATGTCTACATTGGAGCATATGTGGTGATTTATGCTGGGGTTACCCTTGGTCATGGGGTTCGGATCGCTCCCCATGTGGTGATTTATCCTGGAGTTCAGATTGGCGATCGCACCATGCTCCATGCGGGTTGTACGATCCATGAACGCACCCAGATTGGGGCTGATTGTGTCCTCCAAACAGGGGCTGTGATTGGGGCCGAGGGATTTGGCTTTGTACCTACCCGGCAAGGCTGGCTCAAAATGGAGCAATCGGGGACGGCTGTTTTGGAAGATCGCGTAGAAGTGGGCTGCCGATCGAGCGTTGATCGTCCCGCTGTTCTGGAAACTCGGATAGCTCAGGGTACTAAACTGGCCAGTGCAGTCCATATTGGCCATGGGGTTCACGTTGGCCAAGACTGTATTCTGGAGGCTCAGGTGGGGATAGCTGGGGGGAGCAAGATTGGCAACCGGGTTACCCTGAGCCGTCAAACGGGAATTGCAAACCAAACTCAGGTAGATGATGGGGTTTTCGCCCATACGATGGCTGGGCTACATGGTCATGTTCTGGCTGATGAGGAAGTGTCTGGGCCAGTGCATATGCCCCATCAAGTCTTCATCGAAGCAACTGGAATTTTTAGACAGTTACCCGAAATCCATCGATTTCTGCAAATCTTCCGCCAACGGTTTAATCTCCCTGAACATTAA